TTCGTACAGTTCGGCGACCACCAATGGGGCGAGCCCCATGGACAGTTCGTCCAGGATCAGGACGGCGGGGTCGGTGACCAGGCCCCGGGCGAGGGCAAGCATCTGCTGTTCGCCGCCGGAGAGGGTGCCCGCGGCCTGGGCGCGCCGGGTTCCGAGGACTGGGAAGCGGGAGTACGCGATCTCCTCGATCTCCGCCTGGGCGCGGCCTGTGAAGGTCATCATCAGGAGGTTGTCGCGCACGGACAGGTTGGGGAAGACACCCCGGCCCTGGGGGATGAGGCACACTCCGGCGCGGGCGAGGTCGCCCGGGCGGACGCCGGTGGCGTCCCGGTTGCCGAACAGCAGCCGGCCCGCGCTGGGCGGGTGCACTCCGGAGGCGACCTGCAGGAGGGTGGTCTTGCCGGCTCCGTTGGGGCCGAGGAGGGCCACGACTTGGCCCGCCCCGACGGTCAGGTCGACTCCGTGGAGCACGGTGATGCCGCCGTGCGCGGCGCGTATGCCGGACAGCTCGAGCAAGGGGTCTGTTCGCATGGTCATGCCTCCCCCAGGTAGGCCGCCAGGACCGTTTCGTCCTGCTGGACGCTGGCCGGCGGACCGCAGGCGACGACCGTGCCGAGGTCGAGGACGTACACCTCGTCGCAGACGCTCATCACCAGGCTCATGTCGTGCTCGACGAGCAGGACGGCGGTGCCCTCGTCGGCGAGCGAGCGAAGCAGCGCGGCGAACTGCTTGGTCTCGTCGGCGTCCTGTCCTGCGGCGGGCTCGTCGAGGAGCAGGACGCGTGGGCCGAGGACGAGGGCGCGGCCGACCTCGACCAGGCGGGCCAGGCCGGTGGGGAGCGCGTCGACGGGGTCGCCTGCCACGCCCGTCAGGCCGAGCCGGTCAAGCACCTGGTCCGTGGTGCGGGCCGCTTGCCGGTGTCGGGGGCCGAGTTCGGCGGCGACGAGGAGGTTGTCGCGGACGGAGAGGCGGCCGAAGAGCTCCAGGTTCTGGAAGGTGCGGGACATTCCGCGCCGGGCACGCCAGGCGGGGCCTTCGCGGGTGATGTCGCGGCCGTCGAGGCGGATCCGGCCGGTACGTGGCTTGCGCAGTCCGCAGACGACGTCGAACAGGGTGGACTTCCCCGCTCCGTTGGGACCGATGAGTCCGGTGATCCGGCCGGCCTCCGCGGTCAGCGACACCTCGTCCAGGGCACGGCGTCCGCCGAAGGCGACGGTGACCCCCTCAGCCTGCAGCAGTGGTGGCACGGCTCAGCACCTCCTCGTCCTCGCTCCGCCAGGGCCGGCGTACTCCCCACCACTCGAGTGGAATGTCTGTGGGCGGCGCCTTGGCCGCGGCGGCGCGGGCGCGCAGCAGTCCTGCGGCCACAGCGGCGACGGCGAGGAGCAGCCATCCGTTCGTCGCGCCGAGCGCCGCGAGCAGCCAGCATGTGGCCAGGACGCCGAGCATCGCGGACAGCAGCGTCCGGTCGCGGAACAGCGGCTCCCATTCGGCGCGCATGCGGGTCAGAATGCCGCCCGGGTTCTTGGCGAGGCCCATGCCGGCGAGTGCGACCATGAGGGAGGTGACGTCACTGGCCCAGGAGCCGGCCGAGGCGAGCAGTTGTGCCGGGACGACGAAGGCGAGGCCGGTGAACAGGCCCGTGCCGCTCGCGCCGAGCCCGCCGATGACGGCGATCAGGAAGATGGGCAGCCCCGCGACGAGGTTGAACTGCTCGGCGGTGACCGTCTGCAGCTGCATGCCGTACAGGGCGCCGCCGAGACCGGCGATCCCCGCGGACAGGGCGAACACGGCGGTCTTCGCGACGAGGAGCCGTCCGCCGAGGGTGGCGAAGGCGGCCTCGCTGTCGCGCAGAGCGATCAGCCGTCGGCCGTAGCGGCCCCTGCGCAGCGCGCCCACGACGAACGTGGTGAGCGCGAGGCAGACAGCGGAAAGGAGCAGCAGTTGGGTCGGCGAGGTCAGGTGCAGGCCGAACAGGTCGGGTCCTGTGACCGATACCGAGCCCTGGTCGAAGAGCGCGATGTGCACGCCCAGCACGTCGAAGGCGGGCAGGGTGAAGATCCAGCGGTCGAGTACGACGGCGAAGGCGGCGGTGCCGAGGGCGAGATAGATGCCGGACAGTCGCAGCGCGGGCAGGGCGATCAGCGCGCCGACGGCCGCGCAGACCAGCATCGCTACGGGCAGCGCCCACAGTTCACCTTGCGCACCCAGATGTCCCCACACCACGGCGCCGATGCCGGCGATGGACAGCTGGCACAGGGAGATCTGCCCGGTGAATCCGGCCAGGGGCACGAAGGACAGGGCGATGACGCCGAGTGGGAAGATCGTGCCGTACGAGATCACCTGGCCCTCGGTCAGGACTGTCACCAGGACCAGCGCGACGACCACGACGAAGCCCGCGAGGGCGAGGCCTCCGCGTAGCGTCGGCAGCGGGACGGGTACCAGGGTGCGGTCACGGCCGCGCAGCCTGCGGTGCGGGAAGGCGAGCAGGGCCAGGAACAGCAGCAGTGCGGGGGCGGCCAGGCGCAGGCCCGGCAGGTAGTCGTTCTGCGGCAGGTAGCCGGCGAGGTAGGCCTCCAGGAGCCCGACGACGACGGCGCCGAGGAAGGTGAGCGGCAGGCTGCTCAGGCGGCCGAAGACTGCGGCGGTGTAGGCGCTGACGATGAGCAGGGACAGTTGCATGGCGTCGAGCGCCACGGCGGGCGCGATGAGGATGCCGCCGACGGCGGCGAGCTGGATGCCGAGCACCCAGGCGATCCGGGTGGCGCGCAGCGGGTCGGCGCCGGTCAGGCCGGTGAGCGCGGGATCGTCGACGGACGCCCGCATCTCGGTGCCGATCCGGGTGCGGTGCATCAGGAACCACAGAGCCGCGGCGATGGCGAGGGCGACCACCATGGTGGTGGCCTGGTGCCAGGTGACGACGGCAGGGCCCAGGTGGAGCGCAGGCCGGTCTGCGAAGAACGGCATGAGCGGACGGGGGGCGTTGGGGTCCCACACCCAGCGCGCCAGCGCGATGCACCCGGTGAGCAGGGCGACGGTCATCACGAGGCGTTCCGCCTCGCCGAGCGCCTGCACCGGGCGCATCAGCACCCGTTCGACGAACAGGCCGAAGGCGGGGGCGAGGACGAGCAGAACGAAGGCGAGGGCGAGCGGAACCGGCCAGCCCCATCCGACGGACAGCTGCCAGTAGGAGAAGGCGGCGAGCATTCCGGCGGCGCCGTGGGCGAAGTTGAACACGCCGGTCGTGGCGTGGGTGACCACGAGGCCGGTGCCGATCACCGCGTAGACGGCGGCGGTGCTCAGGCCTACCGCAGTGAAGGCCAGGAACTGATCCATGATGTGGAAATTAGCTTCTCTCTATTGGAGAAGCAACCATCCGGAGCGATACTCCTTTAGCGAGAATGTCATTCTCATCCGAGAGGACTACGACCCTTGAGCGACACCGACGACCTGGTACAGATCCAACAACTGCTGGCCCGCTACGCGGTCGCCATGACCCGCGGGGACGTGGACCTGGTCCTCGCCGTCTTCACCCCGGACGGCAGTTACAGCGCCTTCGGCGACACCTACCCCCTCGACGGGTTCCCCGAGCTGATCGCCGCCGCCCCCAAGGGGCTGTTCATGGTGGGCACGCCGGTGATCGACCTCGACGGCGACTCCGCCGCCGGCACCCAGCCACTCTGCTTCGTCGAGCAGTCCGCGCACGACATGCGCATCGGCTACTACAGTGACACCTACGTCCGCACCCCGGACGGCTGGCGGCTGCGCACCCGCGCCATGACCTTCATCCGCCGCAGCGGGGCCCACGACTCGGGCCGCCCGCACGCCTTCGAGCGCACCCGCCCGTGAGGACCGACGACTTCCGGCAGGCACTGAGGACATGGCTTGACACTCACGACCTGACCCCGGGAAAAGGCCACGACCTCGACGACCAGGTCGCCCAACTGGCCCGAGTCCGGCAGGAGTTGTGGGCCGCTGGCTGGATGCGGCACGGCTGGCCGGCCGCCGTCGGCGGGCTCGGGGGGCCGAGCGTGCTGCGCGCGGTGCTGGGCGAGGAGATCGCCTCCCGGGGCCTGGCGGAGCCCGGCCTTTGGTCGATGGTCGAGGTCCTGACCCCCACCCTGATCGACTACGCGTCAC
This genomic interval from Streptomyces sp. B21-083 contains the following:
- a CDS encoding ABC transporter ATP-binding protein, with amino-acid sequence MPPLLQAEGVTVAFGGRRALDEVSLTAEAGRITGLIGPNGAGKSTLFDVVCGLRKPRTGRIRLDGRDITREGPAWRARRGMSRTFQNLELFGRLSVRDNLLVAAELGPRHRQAARTTDQVLDRLGLTGVAGDPVDALPTGLARLVEVGRALVLGPRVLLLDEPAAGQDADETKQFAALLRSLADEGTAVLLVEHDMSLVMSVCDEVYVLDLGTVVACGPPASVQQDETVLAAYLGEA
- a CDS encoding nuclear transport factor 2 family protein: MSDTDDLVQIQQLLARYAVAMTRGDVDLVLAVFTPDGSYSAFGDTYPLDGFPELIAAAPKGLFMVGTPVIDLDGDSAAGTQPLCFVEQSAHDMRIGYYSDTYVRTPDGWRLRTRAMTFIRRSGAHDSGRPHAFERTRP
- a CDS encoding ABC transporter ATP-binding protein, with translation MRTDPLLELSGIRAAHGGITVLHGVDLTVGAGQVVALLGPNGAGKTTLLQVASGVHPPSAGRLLFGNRDATGVRPGDLARAGVCLIPQGRGVFPNLSVRDNLLMMTFTGRAQAEIEEIAYSRFPVLGTRRAQAAGTLSGGEQQMLALARGLVTDPAVLILDELSMGLAPLVVAELYELVADIARQGVAVLVVEQFAAAVLKIADHAAVLVRGRIQWQGHPDSSLHAELSSYYLGSQT
- a CDS encoding branched-chain amino acid ABC transporter permease; protein product: MDQFLAFTAVGLSTAAVYAVIGTGLVVTHATTGVFNFAHGAAGMLAAFSYWQLSVGWGWPVPLALAFVLLVLAPAFGLFVERVLMRPVQALGEAERLVMTVALLTGCIALARWVWDPNAPRPLMPFFADRPALHLGPAVVTWHQATTMVVALAIAAALWFLMHRTRIGTEMRASVDDPALTGLTGADPLRATRIAWVLGIQLAAVGGILIAPAVALDAMQLSLLIVSAYTAAVFGRLSSLPLTFLGAVVVGLLEAYLAGYLPQNDYLPGLRLAAPALLLFLALLAFPHRRLRGRDRTLVPVPLPTLRGGLALAGFVVVVALVLVTVLTEGQVISYGTIFPLGVIALSFVPLAGFTGQISLCQLSIAGIGAVVWGHLGAQGELWALPVAMLVCAAVGALIALPALRLSGIYLALGTAAFAVVLDRWIFTLPAFDVLGVHIALFDQGSVSVTGPDLFGLHLTSPTQLLLLSAVCLALTTFVVGALRRGRYGRRLIALRDSEAAFATLGGRLLVAKTAVFALSAGIAGLGGALYGMQLQTVTAEQFNLVAGLPIFLIAVIGGLGASGTGLFTGLAFVVPAQLLASAGSWASDVTSLMVALAGMGLAKNPGGILTRMRAEWEPLFRDRTLLSAMLGVLATCWLLAALGATNGWLLLAVAAVAAGLLRARAAAAKAPPTDIPLEWWGVRRPWRSEDEEVLSRATTAAG